The genome window ATGGGTTCATTGCTTTCCATGGCCGCAGAAAACAAGGTTTCGATCTTCTCGAATCCGGGCTCTTTCTCCAGAAAAACCATCAGGGCATGCGCGTCCAGCACTTTGCGCATGGTTCAACCTTCCCGCTCTTTCTCCAGCTTCCGTTCCTCGAGCAGCAACTTGGATAGCTTCCCTTTTGTCGACAGAATTCCGGAGACTTTTTTGAAATATTCGGCATCTAACGGTTTGAGCACGATCTCATGGTCACGCTCCTCCACATGCAGCCTGGTTCCCTTCTTGATGTTCAACCGGCGGCGGATCTTGGCTGGAATGACGATCTGACCTTTTGACGTAATAACAATGGTTTCCATTCTTTCTCCTGATTAAATATATAACATAAATCATAATGTATGTCCATTGTATAATTATCTTACTTAAGTTAAAATATAATTCTTTTTACAATAAGGCATACGGACAGGCAACTTCGGCCGCAAGGACAGAGCATCACTCCCTTGCAGGGGTCGTAATCCAAGCAAGGGAGACAAGTCTTTTTCTCCATGACCCGCGCTTACGGGATTGCGCGTCCGCAATTAAAAAATATAGAGACAAATTCCACATCCCGTAAGCTGGGCATGCCTGTTCCCGGAATTATAATTATCTAAATCAATACGTCTTCAGCTCGCCGATGGCGCTTTCGACAGCGTGCAGGATGTCGCGCTTCTTGACCGTCTCCATCATGGCGTTGTGGTCGGGATAGAGCGGTCGGTCCTCTTCCAGGTGCTGGACGACCTTGCGCACGGCGGCCTTGGCGGCTAGGGTGCCCTTGCCGGGGGTGAAATCGCGGAAATCGAGGGCCTGGGCGGCGGCGATGAACTCAATGCCC of Candidatus Aminicenantes bacterium contains these proteins:
- a CDS encoding AbrB/MazE/SpoVT family DNA-binding domain-containing protein is translated as METIVITSKGQIVIPAKIRRRLNIKKGTRLHVEERDHEIVLKPLDAEYFKKVSGILSTKGKLSKLLLEERKLEKEREG